One genomic segment of Actinomycetes bacterium includes these proteins:
- a CDS encoding alpha/beta fold hydrolase — protein sequence MSARERLDIAGRTVRTGARTVLSPAGIRGTAVELAWLGAHLVMYPLGLAEERAREEVDRYSLHGLPPMQRGLMIGDVEAAGTPILLVHGVVDNRSIFTVLRRGLRRRGFGRVTALNYSPLSEDVREVAERLAETVEAVCADTGYERLHVIGHSMGGLVGRYYVQRMGGDARVHTLVTLGTPHAGTFAARLVPHPVARQLRPGSDVVAELAAPAPGCRTRVLSIWTDLDQMVIPKRSARLDHPDLMARNVFVRGVGHLSLPIDGRVVHEIGATLAHLDHDGTTLTAGVTSLPSHPQTRTRRRRTATERHQPLRSVSR from the coding sequence GTGAGCGCTCGGGAGCGGCTGGACATCGCGGGCCGGACCGTGCGCACCGGCGCGCGGACCGTGCTGAGCCCCGCCGGGATCCGAGGCACCGCCGTCGAGCTGGCCTGGCTCGGGGCGCACCTGGTCATGTACCCCCTCGGGCTGGCCGAGGAGCGGGCCCGCGAGGAGGTCGACCGGTACTCGCTGCACGGGCTGCCCCCGATGCAGCGAGGGCTCATGATCGGTGACGTCGAGGCGGCCGGGACGCCGATCCTGCTGGTCCACGGTGTGGTGGACAACCGGTCGATCTTCACGGTGCTCCGCCGGGGGCTGCGACGGCGCGGCTTCGGCCGGGTGACCGCGCTCAACTACAGCCCGCTGAGCGAGGACGTCCGGGAGGTCGCCGAACGGCTGGCCGAGACCGTCGAGGCGGTCTGCGCGGACACTGGCTACGAGCGGCTGCACGTGATCGGGCACTCGATGGGCGGCCTGGTGGGGCGGTATTACGTGCAGCGGATGGGCGGCGACGCCCGGGTGCACACCTTGGTGACGTTGGGCACACCCCACGCCGGCACGTTCGCGGCCCGGCTGGTGCCGCACCCGGTGGCCCGGCAGCTGCGCCCCGGCAGTGACGTGGTGGCCGAGCTGGCCGCCCCCGCCCCGGGCTGCCGGACCCGGGTGCTGTCCATCTGGACCGACCTCGACCAGATGGTCATCCCCAAGCGGTCGGCCCGGCTGGACCACCCGGACCTGATGGCCCGCAACGTCTTCGTCCGCGGTGTCGGCCACCTGTCGCTGCCCATCGACGGGCGCGTGGTGCACGAGATCGGGGCCACGCTGGCCCACCTGGACCACGACGGGACGACGCTGACGGCCGGCGTCACCTCGCTGCCGAGCCACCCGCAGACCCGGACCCGG